The Argiope bruennichi chromosome 5, qqArgBrue1.1, whole genome shotgun sequence genome segment ctGGTCAGGAGGAATAGGAAGGTGAAAATGCAGTATGAGAAATGCAACGTACAATTTCAAGATAGGTGAGAGGACAGTTGTTAtaagcagatcaactggcaaaggacgcaacgcaaaatgggcaattttatatgcaaacaaagcttCTTAAACCACATGTAAAAGCCCTCttccggaaagacatgcttgaggaatggcaaggaaATTAGAGCAATGGTGCCACAGGCAGGAACATTTTTAATATCctgccttcagtcaaccttaatcccactaactggatcagagaggatattatttttcttctcagaacacggcccttttcctgcctacctcaaaaggagcaatctgtctgagagtgaccagtgcagttgtggtgggataggcaccgcacttcattatgctacggaatgcatccttacaatctcctggcatatgaaaaaaccatcaccaagccatgaacaggaatgacGGCAAAGAGTCGCTAGCAACTttctttccaggcaaaaaatccacagtataatcaaatttataagtggaaatagagacctatttTTGCCTCCATAGTACTCAATATCAAGTCTCAttccaaaaaagactaagggaaaaaacaagcactgcagtctcctgtcacacatttcaatcaatcagagattgtcttcatttccattttttaaattattctccatctgatttttttaattgcatcttgacctactatatcataaaaaataagtgaacacagattatatgtatatttttacacattttatcactcaatctgcattatatttctaagcctattactacaaattatatttctaaattgaaaaaaatatgtaaacggtctcatcataatataatttcttatataattgtaaattctgtaaatagttatttttgtttcgttttcctactgtaaatattttgataattaaataaaattcctgtaacatgcccaccaaacagttcagtgaccagaatggtcacggatacgggggtatgagacggcgttctgttctgttatagaataataatttcacaagATGCAACAGTGAAATTATATTGAGcgcatatttaaagaattatgtaATGATATTCGGGAAATCTGaactatttataagaaaaaaaaaataattggaataaataaatgtgatttttttgattgtggagttttaaaataaattctttggtTGATATGAATTCTCTTATAAATTCGTATAGatctagaagaaattattttatattttttaggcCGTCTTAAAGACTACGtactacaattatttaaataaatattattgttaagattgtttaaaattatttttttgtgacatttgaaatgattttaaatttagatgtaaaaatgaaatgcatttatgagcaaaataaattaaacttcattaagagctttatttagaaataattatccctcatatatataaggaataatataaaatgatacatatacgttttgtgaaaattattttgaaattatttcatcagaaattGTTGATTGTTCAAAACATTCTAAAACCAATATGctcttttctttaatatgtttttgCAATTATGATTTTTCATATCTAATCATATGGTGGTGATTACATTCTTTTTAAACTTCTCTGTTTGTCATTCATCTACaatattcagttttcttattCACAATTTTCAGGAAATCAAGCATATTCTATAGATTCATGTCCTCCTTTAagcatataatttcattaattagcaGAGAAAAGATATTCATATCTAAACAAGAAAAGAATGATTATTACACATGatcttaagataattttattatttatgaatgatcttaagataattttattatttatgaatgatcttaagataattttattatttatgaatgatcttaagataattttattatttatgaatgatcttaagataattttattatttatggatgatcttaagataattttaaatatgatgaatgCTTGTTgctattaattgaattaattacatccaattacaaactaaaaaaataacaatttataatttagacAAAAATGCGTTTCCAAACTTCAAATAgttatcatttataaaagaaaatagtttagtAAAATTAAGGgtaaggaataaaatattaaatgatgtagtttttaaaatcaaacaacaGCATTTGAAAGCTATCCTCTAAGTACATATTAACTTTAagtacattatataaatttattttttagtcgCATTTTAACCTGACAATAATATGGTTTCAAacaaaaaactaacaaaaattgaataaatatttggaaacatGCCTCATTTCTGGcagggtaaaatattttaatataaaaaaaaaaatccctaaaaacTTTTGCAGCGACATCAGTAACACTACGAAAAAcgaaattatattctattaatataattaacacTAGAACTACAGATGTTAAAAATAGACCTAGTTGAAATACACTTGTTAAATTGACGGGATTTTGATCATCGCGGCCTACATTGTAACTTTTGgcttagtttatgtaaataaaagaataaaatttaaccaaaaacaacatttaatattacaattaaccaattattaataaaacaaaccaagaaaaatagtttgtattttcatttatagGATATCGCATTTGATATTAAATGACCTGACTATGAGGCACATATTTTACCAATACATGTTATCCTAGATGAAAACCTACCACAAACTTATCTGTAGCATGCATTACAGCTAGAAATCGCTCTGTTTCTTCTAAAATCGAATTTGGCAAGATTTGgcatcataatttatttttttttttttgagttttctgGAGTACAACGCACTACTTTCCGGTCTTGCCTTTGCTAGGAGGCTTCTTTTTTGTTGCAACTATATTCACAAGAGAGTTCTTCAgacaatatatgaaaaatgtaattcaaattatttcaggaaatataTGAAAGcgatatatcattgaatgtaaatacatattgatGTCCATCATTGCAAAGATGAtccacaaaatattaaaaactttgaaactgCTAAAGCCGTCATTTTAACGGGTCTTCGTATAAATAATATAGGTCATACTGATTATGGAATTTGAAATGGCTGAGTGGAAATTGTATAGGAATATGcaattgttcttatatttcattaaaagtcatCATAAAGTTCtacaataatacataaattatatcaaaaagtttaagcatgaaatttgaaaaccgtGAAAATGACGGTTTGGTAGTTCTAGTGATAAGATTAAAATGACTAATACaactgtttttgtaattaaaatattacatatgctAGAAAAAACGATTAAAGTAATTCTAGAAAGAAAACTTGACCGGGaaagcctggttggtagagcgttggattcgcgtcccttaggttgcgaattcgaaccccgcTGGCCGAAGATTCCCCTCGTGCTTGGAagaaatctgtcgtggtcacaaagtcctccatgtcgagagtaataccactgggggtactggatcaggggtgattgttctctgattcaggtctgaattacgatctgtggatgagtgaatgaagtctgCACCGTaaaaaaaagggttgtgacgtgtgtgtagctaagtcgttctcttggctctaggtggcgctactataaaaacaagagacgcttccccaccggcttaaaatcgttgtcttCGTAGCAGCGGGCTTGCCCAAGACAAGTGCtgtaagaaacaacaataaacttgagaaaattcaaaatttatttctttgtctccgattaaatagaaaaaaattaaattatttgtaagaatctacaattttaataaactgcAGTTATATTTCTACCCTTCTGTTAAAAGAATCCCAttcaaaagataaacaaaagcattaaaataaattcagaaaattttgaatcttttctaAATACAAATATCACCGGCAATTGtatgtatcataaataaaaccaATCTTTCGAGAATTTCTGCAACAATTACTAGACAAGATCCCAACCACAAACCAAATTCGTTCCCTAAAATACTTAGAAATTCGGGTATATCCCATTGCGGTTTTTGTTCATACACGCGTTTTTCAAACgaggaatagaaaatatttattatagctgTATGAGATTTaagtaaactcaaatttttaaaggtatattCAGAGCGAAGACGAGATTTTGATAACTGTTCCCCAAACGATACAGATATGCAATGTAGCGGACAGTTACACATGGGTCCTATTTTGGACATGTGTTCGAGCACACTATTTAGACACTGAACCTCTGTATCGTTGcttaaatcacaaaattttaagtCGTTCAATATACCAAAAGTTAGATCAATACAACGACATTGATTATAATTTGCCATCTGGATGCATTTTCGAATGCATTCCTTTTTGTTTCTGATATTATCCAGAAAATTTGCGGAATAATCAACACAATGATCTTTATATGGAGCTGGTAGTCTTACTAAGATTGACTGCTTCAGCCCGATGAAGGTTTCATATCCAGGTGTAATGATATAACCTTTTTCTTCTGGTGTTGGTGTGTCTTCTGGATCATGAATTACCAATACAGCACCAACTACGGGAGTTATAGGCAAATACTTTTCGGGTTCTAGATCCAAAATTAATTGCAAGCCATTACCAAAGctcgaatcaaaattaaacatcaaatcttttttcttgttaaatgtCACACAATTACCGTAACGAAGGTTATTAAAATGACTAAGATATTGTTTAGGACAAATTTTGCCATTCCATGTGCATTTGTGTATAAATACTGAAGGATCATGCCCTTTAATAAAACGTTCCTTTACATTCATTTGGTACCATTTCTTTGTGAAATCCAGGAgggaattattttttgctttagtAGTGTTTGAGTTGCTCTGGTATGTCTTGTAATTATACCGCCGTTCAGAAATGATCAGAGGTTCAGCTACAGCTCCCTTACCCACCTCCAATTTTACTTCTTCAAATTTCATTCGGTTTATATTACAGACACTCACTGCCGGAAATTCTAATTTTGGTTCTTTCAGTACTTTTAGGTTTATAATTACAGGATACTGGAAATAATAACGGCATATGTTCAACATTTTATACATAGAAGTTGTGAGGCATAGTGACAATGCTAAAATCCACAGAACTTTGCAAAAAAAGGCagaagataaatttattcttgaaaaggcgTAAATTgaggaatttttcagaaaattcatctTGGTTTCAATGTTCAAATTCGTTCAACTCATTCCAGGTTTCATATAACAGTTACATGTGTTCGTTTGAAGGAAATGAAGTACTCAATCAGTTGAATCAGACAAGGGTTTCtgcatttatttgataaatatcatttttacaaaaaattatttaattcatttgtacCTTCAATAActtattcttcaaaattgaaattttaatatattggctttcagtacattttcattttaatgacaaattgcatttgatttttatcgCCAATTATTGAAACAtgtttagattatattttaaaagtcagaTGACTTCTTTTATCGTTATACTCTAGCACAGTTTCACTGACGAAGTATTATAGATGGTGTCCATGAATTTATTCGATTTCAGTAACACaatatataatgatgaatgattcTATTCAGCCTAGTGTTAGATCCCTAATGTACTTTCAATTTCTTGTTTATTAATCTTCGAAATTGTAAGACATCAGACAATCtataattgaaagattttataaattagtttatacatgtttaaaatatttttcaaatgcacaAACTTTTaggaaattacttttcatttcataGGCTCATATGTCTTTGTTTGCAAActtatatctttttcaaaatgcattgacTGTCCCCATGGTTACTGGATATTTGAAACAGgcatgttattataaataatatactttctCCATTCATATGATGACGTAAGACTGATAGACATTTTATACAGAAtcatattaaaaggaaataagatGGGAATCAAgacatataatttacaaatatatggattttttaaagaaaaactatttaaaagaagaattcatCAGTGTGCTTCTCGTTATAGTAGAATAGgtgaaaagataagaaataaacaaGTTTATTATAGAACTATTTGACACGGAATTATAAATCTATAGACACCGGAatgatcgaaaaaaaattatataaattgcagATCCTTAATAGAAGTTGGTACTCgcacaagaaaataattaaagatttgcaAATCAGATTTCCTGATTGGAGGAATTATCTGAATTTGAGTGTGACTTCttagttttcattgtttaaacTTGTAATTCTTTTAACTCTATCAATACTGAAAGGACCCAGACACAACTACGACGGGTACCCGAGACGCCTATTATTGCGAAATTTAATCTTCCTTTTGTTATTGTAAAGGACTGAAACCCGAGGAGTGTCCTTTGTTCGTGAGAAATTTTATCTAGATGAGAATGGGAGCTGGGACATTTTCTGAAAACTCTTAAAGTATGtcaaagaatacatttatttaataactatcaGATAAGTATGGTTTCCTTTTCTATATCACTTCCTTAATAACAAAGGCTATCATTGTGGCTTTTGAGGAATGTAGGTCTAGAAGAATTTCTtgtctttgaaagagaaattagGACTTTCCAGTATTCTgagatatttgaaatcaaatgttcTTAGAAATGAGTGTGtgttcattaaaattgaattaatattttgagacATTATAGAATTTGTTGCAATGAAACATTAAACATTCATCGGCCCTCAGAAAACGTAAGTGGTTGTCGTTTAGCAAGCCTAAACTgtcatttctttgaatttttcattagataTTAATTGCATATACTGATTGCAGAATAGAAGCtcgaaatgcatttattttttctcttattttcatctTCAAGGTACATATAATTATAGGTTAATATCAACACACTTCAGATATTGGAATGGCTAAACGCCTTCCTGACAAACACTTTGGaaaagataaaaaggaaaaatttttgaattgaatgaaGTTACTCTTTTGTAAAAGACCCAACATATTTTGTTAAAGTGAACTTTACCTCTCgttgttatttttaagtttttcttcggAATCTGCATGCGACTAgagagtaaaaaattattttgactgaAATTGCAGGAGCTTTTATTTCAAGCATTGCTATTATTATAGAGGACAACTACTTAAATGCAGCTTAGAATCCTTGAGGGTGGACACTATCCCATTTCTGTAATGCAAGttacaaaggaaataaaaaaaaaaccccaccctgataaatataattcttttgctTCTTTCTCGAAAAACAAACCCAATGAAAACCTTCCGAGGatcataatttctataatttccaaaatataaaccCGAATcctttttgatacatttaatagaaaaacaaagaaaatgctaAACATGAAGCTGATGTCTACATTGTGCCATTTGGGGTttcaacacaaaataaaattatgaaataaaatatactcaGTGGCTTTTTCtccttaaatttcaataaaaataaaaagactgcTTCTTAAGTATCTGTTTtacaataatatgtatttaatgaaatgttctaTTATAACAAAAGGTCGAACTTCTAAATCCTCGAGGAACATCATTTCATTAATTAGtggataatatttaaaagttatattttgacTGCCTGAAAAAAAACCTGCGTGGGtcctttaatataatttagattgTGACAATTATTTTGTTCCATACCGtaatttctttacttaaattgcaaattagaaatatttcttagtGTCAAAATTAACAAGAACgatttcagtaatatttaattagtaaataaattatttgtaaaagaaaatgtttttctgcaTGATTTGGTATACCAAACAAACGCAAAGCCTAATATTCAACTTCCTTAGAGACGAAAATATTTCGTGCTGTTTCAGAACtctattttagtttgttttaaattatttttttttttcatcttttataatttGAGATAGTTTTGACTTCTACTTAATCCAATAATAAAGTGAGATGTTTGtcttttcactttttatataaagaaatatttatattaatatttgttctaACGAGATTTTGAACTAATGAAGTACGTAATTTGTAATTTCATCCAAAGAAATAACTCAATCAAGATTTTTAtgccaaataaaaatagaaa includes the following:
- the LOC129968205 gene encoding degenerin mec-4-like, which encodes MAGRRGHKVLRVDSNATGSSSSEYPVIINLKVLKEPKLEFPAVSVCNINRMKFEEVKLEVGKGAVAEPLIISERRYNYKTYQSNSNTTKAKNNSLLDFTKKWYQMNVKERFIKGHDPSVFIHKCTWNGKICPKQYLSHFNNLRYGNCVTFNKKKDLMFNFDSSFGNGLQLILDLEPEKYLPITPVVGAVLVIHDPEDTPTPEEKGYIITPGYETFIGLKQSILVRLPAPYKDHCVDYSANFLDNIRNKKECIRKCIQMANYNQCRCIDLTFGILNDLKFCDLSNDTEVQCLNSVLEHMSKIGPMYHKPAPRLTKLETVSRKYIHFGTENLQSEQHKLSA